From a single Methylacidiphilum kamchatkense Kam1 genomic region:
- a CDS encoding glycosyltransferase family 4 protein: MSPLRIAIVTMEYGYEGGAERFVWQVTERISRLPFMEVNLFAARWKETNPRIICHKVPILKISRCATRLSFCWNAHQMVQNGKYDLVHCHDLVANCDVITFGVPHLFWVKEIQKKNMLSPYNHLIRRLEKKTLYSKNLSWILPNSQRAKTAFAQYYPDLLSKVQVISPGVEFDRFCQDKDKTEQREKILNRFGWHRQHLLGLFVGNNWKLKGLPQICLGIAEAKKRGLIINLLVVGKGDHEAMGSFLRSKGIANQVGFIGLVSEEIENFYKAADFLILLSRFESFGMVVLEAMASGLPVILSAEIGAWDVAMEGVNALKIVNTEDPQEIAMAYSKLSDPLIRKKMGHSARETAKQHDWQKVVEATLRIYSLVLKEKKLVQQSNWIIRSVGLSID; encoded by the coding sequence ATGAGCCCCTTGCGAATAGCAATCGTTACAATGGAATATGGCTATGAGGGAGGCGCCGAGCGATTTGTATGGCAGGTCACAGAACGAATCAGCCGTCTTCCTTTTATGGAAGTAAATCTTTTTGCTGCTCGATGGAAAGAAACTAATCCCAGGATTATTTGTCATAAAGTGCCTATTTTGAAAATCAGTCGATGCGCTACTCGGTTGTCTTTCTGTTGGAATGCGCATCAAATGGTTCAGAATGGAAAATATGACCTTGTTCATTGCCATGATTTGGTCGCTAACTGTGATGTCATTACTTTTGGAGTTCCACATTTGTTCTGGGTAAAAGAAATTCAGAAAAAAAATATGCTTTCTCCCTATAACCATTTGATTCGACGGCTTGAAAAAAAAACACTCTATTCTAAGAACCTTTCTTGGATTTTACCTAATTCTCAGCGTGCCAAAACTGCATTTGCTCAGTATTATCCCGATCTTCTCTCAAAGGTACAAGTTATAAGCCCTGGAGTGGAGTTCGATCGGTTTTGTCAGGATAAAGATAAAACTGAACAGAGAGAGAAAATATTGAATAGATTTGGATGGCACAGGCAGCATCTTCTTGGGCTATTTGTTGGAAATAACTGGAAACTTAAAGGATTGCCTCAAATCTGTCTTGGCATAGCGGAAGCGAAAAAAAGAGGGCTGATAATCAATCTTCTAGTCGTAGGAAAAGGGGATCATGAAGCGATGGGCTCTTTTTTGAGATCGAAAGGAATTGCCAATCAGGTAGGTTTCATAGGCTTAGTCTCTGAGGAAATCGAAAATTTTTATAAAGCTGCGGATTTTCTTATTCTTCTTTCTCGATTTGAGAGTTTTGGGATGGTGGTCTTAGAAGCTATGGCTTCGGGCCTGCCAGTTATTTTGTCAGCTGAGATTGGAGCATGGGATGTTGCGATGGAAGGGGTCAATGCTCTGAAGATTGTCAATACAGAAGATCCACAGGAAATAGCGATGGCTTATAGCAAACTTTCTGATCCGTTGATAAGAAAAAAAATGGGTCATAGTGCTCGCGAAACAGCAAAACAGCACGATTGGCAAAAAGTTGTAGAAGCAACTCTACGTATTTATTCTTTAGTTTTAAAAGAAAAAAAACTTGTTCAGCAATCCAATTGGATCATCAGGAGCGTTGGATTGAGCATTGATTAA
- a CDS encoding HAD family hydrolase: protein MRTPFLFCTDFDGTLLSVGEERKIATEFYELLQKKKKQDTFVWVINTGRSWESLFEELNRLQIPFLPDWVVLYEKEIFKVQGLQIFPHQEWNLKCRNYHKILFDSIGFFFEELANYLILHTKATIHSSSWSPIEVEASSNQEADQISLYIDQKLQNLPFLTYHRNFVYFRFAHKDFHKGSALKQIQQLLGISPKNSMACGDHFNDLPMLEIQLASHLACPANAVKEVKDKVIKQGGYVAKKEASLGITEALLRLEENFDFNQCSIQRS from the coding sequence GTGAGGACTCCATTTCTTTTTTGTACCGATTTCGATGGCACGCTCCTTTCTGTTGGAGAGGAAAGAAAAATTGCCACAGAGTTTTATGAATTACTCCAAAAGAAAAAAAAACAGGACACTTTTGTATGGGTAATTAATACAGGAAGAAGCTGGGAAAGTCTTTTTGAAGAATTGAACAGGCTCCAAATCCCCTTTTTACCAGATTGGGTTGTTCTTTACGAAAAAGAAATATTTAAAGTCCAAGGCCTCCAGATTTTTCCTCACCAAGAGTGGAATCTCAAATGCAGAAACTACCATAAAATTTTATTTGATTCCATAGGGTTTTTCTTTGAAGAACTTGCCAACTACTTAATTCTTCATACAAAGGCTACAATTCATAGTTCCTCGTGGTCGCCTATTGAAGTTGAAGCTTCCAGTAACCAGGAGGCTGATCAGATCTCTTTGTATATAGATCAAAAACTGCAAAATTTGCCTTTTTTAACTTACCACCGTAATTTTGTTTACTTTCGCTTTGCCCACAAAGACTTTCATAAGGGATCGGCTTTAAAGCAGATCCAGCAGCTTCTAGGAATAAGTCCTAAAAATTCCATGGCCTGCGGTGACCATTTCAATGATTTACCCATGCTTGAAATACAATTAGCTTCGCATCTGGCCTGTCCTGCAAATGCCGTGAAGGAAGTAAAAGACAAGGTTATTAAGCAAGGTGGATATGTAGCCAAAAAAGAAGCTTCTTTAGGAATTACCGAAGCCTTATTGAGGCTAGAAGAAAATTTTGATTTTAATCAATGCTCAATCCAACGCTCCTGA
- a CDS encoding MotA/TolQ/ExbB proton channel family protein translates to MIEFFFKGGPVMWPILILGLVTLAALLERVFFYLSEQSVRNPKLVQKIFELTEKGKYEEAIAIGEKSKFVVAQVLVEGLRHRNSMPVDAMIEAASAQIEKYSRGLVILDTAVTLGPLLGLLGTVTGMMHAFSIVGTGEIAGKQAAITGGVAESLIAVSFGLAIAIIAIIPLNFFNARTEKVRREIEGYCTRLEMILKKSLKVNNQRLDMEMVR, encoded by the coding sequence ATGATTGAGTTTTTTTTCAAGGGTGGCCCAGTGATGTGGCCGATATTAATCCTTGGACTAGTGACTTTAGCAGCGCTATTGGAAAGGGTTTTTTTCTATCTTTCCGAACAGAGCGTAAGGAATCCAAAGCTTGTGCAAAAGATCTTTGAACTGACTGAAAAGGGAAAGTACGAAGAAGCTATCGCGATAGGGGAAAAATCAAAATTTGTTGTGGCTCAAGTTCTGGTTGAAGGCTTAAGGCATAGAAATAGCATGCCAGTGGATGCAATGATAGAAGCGGCTAGTGCTCAGATAGAAAAGTATTCTCGTGGGCTTGTGATTCTTGATACGGCTGTAACCCTTGGGCCTCTTTTAGGACTGCTGGGGACGGTAACGGGGATGATGCATGCTTTTAGTATTGTTGGCACTGGAGAAATAGCAGGTAAACAAGCGGCAATCACCGGAGGCGTAGCCGAATCTCTCATCGCGGTGAGCTTTGGTTTGGCCATTGCAATTATTGCCATTATTCCATTGAATTTTTTCAATGCGCGCACTGAAAAAGTCAGAAGAGAAATAGAAGGCTATTGTACGCGGTTAGAAATGATACTCAAAAAGTCGCTTAAAGTGAACAATCAAAGGTTGGATATGGAAATGGTTCGATAG
- a CDS encoding ExbD/TolR family protein → MKIRIQTEKHRPRLEIIPFIDVMFFLLATFMIVSLTMVKNETIQIKLPKSTTAVSQPPPDQVTVKVLEEGNFLFDKEKVLSQELTSKLNQIKASNPDPKIFVTGEPNASFELVVKIIDEARKIGINKIAIQTTKPQPQTQKNGLANGT, encoded by the coding sequence ATGAAAATTCGTATCCAGACTGAAAAACATCGACCTAGGTTAGAAATTATCCCTTTTATTGATGTGATGTTTTTCCTGTTAGCAACCTTTATGATCGTTTCTTTGACGATGGTCAAAAACGAGACTATCCAGATTAAACTTCCCAAAAGCACCACGGCTGTTTCTCAACCCCCACCTGATCAGGTAACTGTTAAGGTGCTCGAAGAGGGCAATTTTCTTTTCGATAAAGAAAAAGTGCTTTCTCAAGAATTAACATCGAAGTTGAATCAGATTAAAGCTTCTAATCCAGATCCCAAAATATTCGTTACAGGAGAGCCTAACGCTTCTTTTGAACTAGTGGTCAAGATCATTGATGAGGCTAGAAAAATTGGGATCAATAAGATAGCCATTCAGACAACCAAACCTCAACCTCAAACTCAAAAAAACGGATTAGCCAATGGAACGTAA
- a CDS encoding energy transducer TonB family protein — translation MERNDYIGYFFSLLIHATLLFVVGYFFIQKVEYGITAGESTVDVDLINVPETPIPPEPVPTPIPEEMAQPQEAPKPVVQPPPKPKAVQKPKGIPQATKTPAGKMTMPGYLRNPAPPYPAAAKAAGHQGLVILRVHVSSSGYPTSVTIGKSSGYPELDQAAENTVKKFWRFKPPTMLGLPIDVDVDVPIRFKIN, via the coding sequence ATGGAACGTAACGATTATATTGGATATTTCTTTTCTTTGTTGATCCATGCGACCCTTCTTTTTGTTGTAGGGTATTTTTTTATTCAAAAAGTGGAATATGGCATTACTGCTGGTGAAAGCACTGTGGATGTTGATCTTATAAATGTCCCAGAAACGCCTATTCCTCCAGAACCGGTTCCCACTCCGATTCCAGAAGAGATGGCGCAGCCTCAGGAAGCGCCCAAACCTGTGGTTCAACCTCCTCCGAAGCCAAAAGCGGTACAAAAGCCAAAGGGTATCCCTCAAGCCACTAAAACACCAGCAGGCAAAATGACGATGCCTGGATATCTTAGGAATCCAGCACCCCCCTATCCCGCAGCGGCAAAAGCCGCAGGGCATCAGGGATTGGTCATTTTACGAGTGCATGTTTCCTCTTCTGGTTATCCGACTTCTGTAACAATTGGTAAATCTTCTGGTTATCCAGAATTAGACCAGGCAGCAGAAAATACAGTAAAAAAATTCTGGAGATTTAAACCACCCACGATGCTTGGACTCCCTATTGATGTAGATGTAGATGTCCCTATCCGTTTCAAGATTAATTGA
- a CDS encoding anthranilate synthase component I family protein, which translates to MQEYIRAGDIFQVVPSQRWHTPCKKDPIDVYRALRLINPSPYMFCLKFKDFSLVGSSPEVHVRFDKRKVYVRPIAGTRPRGQNSPEEEAKIVEELINDPKEKAEHIMLVDLARNDIGRVCAFNSIIVKELMVIEKYSHVIHMVSSVEGIAREGISPFDVLEATFPAGTVTGAPKVRAMQIISQLEPTCRGPYAGIVGCLSFSGYLDSCIAIRTILIKNGYAYLQAGGGLVADSTPIGEYLESSNKAKAGMKALALVESFL; encoded by the coding sequence ATGCAGGAATATATTAGGGCTGGAGATATTTTTCAGGTTGTTCCTTCCCAAAGATGGCATACCCCATGCAAAAAGGATCCTATAGATGTTTATAGAGCCTTAAGGTTAATTAATCCTTCTCCTTATATGTTTTGCTTAAAATTTAAAGATTTTTCTTTAGTAGGTTCCTCTCCTGAAGTCCATGTTCGGTTCGACAAGCGGAAAGTCTATGTCAGACCTATTGCCGGAACAAGGCCTAGGGGACAAAATTCTCCGGAAGAAGAAGCAAAAATTGTTGAGGAGCTCATAAATGACCCGAAGGAGAAAGCCGAGCATATTATGCTTGTTGATTTAGCTCGGAATGATATTGGAAGGGTCTGTGCTTTTAATTCGATTATTGTCAAAGAACTTATGGTTATTGAAAAATACAGTCATGTGATCCATATGGTTTCTTCTGTTGAGGGGATAGCTCGTGAAGGCATCTCTCCTTTTGATGTTTTAGAAGCGACTTTCCCTGCAGGGACCGTAACGGGAGCACCTAAAGTCAGGGCTATGCAAATCATATCTCAATTAGAACCTACTTGCAGAGGACCTTATGCAGGCATTGTAGGATGTTTGAGCTTTTCTGGCTATTTGGACAGCTGTATAGCCATCAGAACCATTTTGATAAAAAATGGGTATGCGTATCTTCAAGCTGGAGGCGGTCTGGTTGCGGATAGTACTCCTATTGGGGAATACCTTGAATCTTCGAATAAAGCTAAAGCAGGTATGAAAGCCCTTGCTTTAGTAGAGTCTTTCCTGTAG
- a CDS encoding anthranilate synthase component II yields the protein MLLVIDNYDSFTYNLVQYFGELGIEPTVYRNDQISVEAVAALSPDFIVISPGPKGPADAGVSCEIIDRLGPCIPILGVCLGHQCIGHVYGAKVVRAKRLMHGKTSFIHHNGEGLFWGLPNPFEATRYHSLIVEKESIPSCLHITAWTEDDEVMGLSHQKYPVFGVQFHPESILTREGKRILKNFLSIRKQHIF from the coding sequence ATGCTTCTTGTCATCGATAACTACGATTCTTTTACTTACAATCTGGTACAGTATTTTGGAGAGCTTGGGATCGAGCCGACAGTGTATAGAAATGATCAGATCAGTGTTGAAGCCGTTGCTGCTCTTTCTCCCGATTTTATTGTCATATCGCCAGGTCCTAAAGGTCCTGCCGATGCGGGAGTATCGTGTGAGATCATTGATCGATTAGGTCCATGTATTCCAATTCTTGGGGTTTGTCTGGGCCATCAATGCATAGGACATGTGTATGGCGCAAAAGTAGTAAGGGCTAAAAGACTAATGCATGGGAAAACCTCTTTCATTCATCATAACGGAGAGGGGCTTTTTTGGGGTTTACCGAATCCATTTGAAGCCACCCGATACCATTCATTGATTGTAGAAAAAGAGAGTATCCCTTCTTGTCTTCACATTACTGCTTGGACAGAAGATGACGAAGTGATGGGCTTATCTCATCAAAAATATCCTGTATTTGGGGTTCAATTTCATCCAGAATCCATTTTGACAAGAGAAGGAAAAAGAATTTTAAAAAACTTTTTATCCATTAGAAAACAACATATTTTTTAA
- a CDS encoding Glu/Leu/Phe/Val family dehydrogenase, whose product MEFLLSDPTFAMACEQFHRVASFLGLSEKTKEIIKWPQRSLTVSFPVKMDNGTIRMFVGYRVQHHLALGPTKGGIRFDPDVTLGEISALAMWMSWKCALVGLPFGGAKGGVACKPSEMSKKELEGLTRRYTQELIPFIGPQKDIPAPDIGTNEQIMAWMMDTYSMQVGYTAPGVVTGKPVTIGGSLGRREATGRGVAFLVKKVSEILKMSNPLRIIVQGFGNVGSVTVRQLVEQGAVLIGVSDLSGALYNPKGINCAHLCAYKEKTGMLAGFPEADPIDGFDLLCQRCDVLIPAAKERVITKKNAGKLQCRILAEGANGPTTPEADKILEERKDIFVIPDILCNSGGVIVSYFEWVQDMQSYFWSEREVFDALYRILSATLHSIMKFSQERKVSTRMAALSLGIKKVAEAKEMRGVFP is encoded by the coding sequence ATGGAATTTCTTCTTTCCGATCCTACTTTTGCAATGGCCTGTGAGCAGTTCCATAGAGTAGCCAGTTTTTTAGGGTTATCAGAAAAGACAAAAGAAATCATCAAGTGGCCTCAAAGATCTCTTACTGTTAGCTTTCCAGTTAAAATGGACAATGGAACTATTCGCATGTTTGTGGGCTATAGGGTGCAACATCATCTAGCTTTAGGCCCAACAAAAGGAGGCATACGGTTTGATCCCGACGTCACGTTAGGAGAAATATCGGCTTTAGCAATGTGGATGAGCTGGAAATGCGCCTTAGTCGGTTTGCCCTTTGGTGGAGCCAAAGGCGGAGTAGCCTGTAAACCAAGCGAAATGAGTAAAAAAGAACTTGAAGGGTTGACAAGGAGATACACTCAAGAGTTGATTCCTTTTATTGGTCCTCAGAAAGATATTCCCGCACCGGACATTGGGACGAATGAACAAATAATGGCATGGATGATGGATACATATTCCATGCAGGTAGGATATACAGCGCCTGGGGTTGTTACTGGCAAACCGGTGACAATCGGTGGGTCCCTTGGACGAAGAGAAGCTACAGGAAGAGGCGTGGCTTTTCTTGTCAAAAAAGTGAGCGAAATTTTAAAAATGTCGAATCCTCTTCGGATCATTGTCCAAGGTTTTGGCAATGTAGGATCCGTTACTGTTAGACAACTTGTCGAGCAAGGGGCAGTCCTCATTGGTGTTTCTGATTTAAGTGGGGCGCTTTATAATCCTAAAGGAATAAATTGTGCCCATCTGTGTGCCTATAAAGAAAAAACAGGCATGTTGGCAGGATTTCCGGAAGCAGATCCAATTGATGGTTTCGATTTGCTTTGCCAACGCTGTGATGTGTTAATCCCAGCAGCCAAAGAAAGAGTGATAACTAAAAAAAATGCAGGAAAATTACAATGCCGTATTTTAGCTGAAGGAGCAAATGGTCCGACAACACCAGAAGCTGATAAAATATTAGAGGAAAGAAAGGATATTTTTGTCATACCTGATATTTTATGCAATTCAGGAGGTGTAATTGTGAGTTATTTTGAATGGGTGCAAGATATGCAAAGCTATTTTTGGTCGGAAAGAGAAGTTTTTGATGCTCTCTATCGAATTCTCTCTGCAACGTTACATTCTATTATGAAATTTTCTCAGGAAAGAAAAGTCTCCACAAGAATGGCAGCTCTATCCCTAGGCATTAAAAAAGTAGCTGAAGCTAAAGAGATGCGTGGGGTTTTCCCTTAG
- a CDS encoding dienelactone hydrolase family protein, which yields MIHALFCFLFFSLLAMQQGVSQEALNHEDKTQSANNYIRNSGGVEASVSQPAEPVLRGAMVKLTDFGSDDVGYLSIPDQEPKGGVVLVPGIWGLSQGIKFLADHFSKDGYVALAVDLFNGIVPKDSSSAADLRRFVREESALNVIAAAVRFLHESPRFHTTKVGVVGWDIGGEYTLEAAINVKGINAVVIYYGEVNLEKRKLSKLRVPVCYFYAEKDQTISKEKIIHFVNALEEEKKPLTFYSFEAQHGFADPASTNYDPTTAEAAWNISINFLEKEFNAIKKETGFLDRIIHSKE from the coding sequence ATGATCCATGCTTTGTTTTGTTTTTTGTTTTTTTCTTTGTTGGCAATGCAACAGGGAGTAAGCCAAGAGGCTCTAAATCACGAAGATAAGACCCAGTCGGCGAATAATTATATAAGGAATTCTGGGGGAGTGGAAGCTTCCGTATCCCAACCTGCCGAGCCTGTGTTGCGGGGTGCAATGGTCAAACTAACGGATTTTGGATCTGATGATGTGGGCTATCTTTCGATTCCAGATCAAGAGCCAAAAGGTGGTGTGGTTCTTGTCCCAGGGATTTGGGGGTTAAGTCAAGGCATAAAATTCCTTGCAGACCATTTTTCAAAAGATGGATATGTGGCTTTAGCTGTGGATCTTTTTAACGGTATCGTTCCGAAGGATAGCTCTTCTGCTGCTGATTTGAGAAGATTTGTTAGAGAAGAATCTGCTTTGAATGTTATAGCAGCTGCTGTCCGGTTTCTTCATGAAAGTCCTAGATTTCACACGACCAAGGTAGGAGTAGTTGGATGGGACATCGGTGGAGAATACACATTAGAAGCTGCGATCAATGTAAAAGGTATCAACGCTGTAGTCATTTACTACGGAGAAGTGAATCTTGAAAAAAGAAAACTTTCCAAACTTCGAGTTCCAGTGTGCTACTTTTATGCTGAAAAGGATCAGACGATTTCGAAAGAAAAAATAATTCATTTTGTCAACGCATTAGAAGAAGAAAAAAAACCACTCACATTTTACAGTTTTGAAGCTCAACACGGCTTTGCAGATCCTGCAAGTACAAATTACGATCCTACCACTGCCGAAGCAGCGTGGAATATTTCAATCAATTTTTTAGAAAAAGAGTTTAATGCCATTAAAAAAGAGACAGGATTCCTGGATAGGATTATTCATAGCAAAGAGTAA
- the shc gene encoding squalene--hopene cyclase has product MHSGRLFLKKENEIGDNKKLRSVPLSLVEETLNFPQKVAETIKKAQRYLLSIQKEDGHWVGELFVDVTLACDCIHLMHWRGKIDYKKQKRLVKHILDRQLPDGGWNIYPGGPSEVNATVKAYFALKLAGFSPDEPLMAKARSTILRLGGIPKCMTYTKLGLALLGVYPWDRLPVIPPEIILFPNWFPFNLYEISAWSRTMLVPLSIIHHFKPTRVLPEKLQLHELFPYGTERGKFSWLKKGAKYLSKEGLFLACDKFLQYWDKTSLKPFRKMAIEKAEKWMLERIAAGSDGLGAIFPAMHYAIMALIALGYTEDNPILKKAIADFEALEVDDQKNDDLRIQPCFSPLWDTAVGLVALAESGYERNAPQLKKAAHWIINREIRIKGDWHVRNPHPEASGWAFEYNNMYYPDVDDTLMVLLALRLIDIDDKIKKEEVIQRALRWVISFQCKNGGWAAFDKNVYKKWLEDVPFADHNAILDPPCSDITARALELFGKMGIRKNEKFVQKAIRYLKETQESDGSWMGRWGVNYIYGTWQALRGLQAIGEDMTQEWILRARDWLESCQNEDGGWGETPASYDNPQLKGKGPSTASQTAWAVSGIMACGDIFRPSVTRGIKYLCERQLSDGSWAEEFLTGTGFPGVFYLKYDMYRNAWPLLVIGEYYRQYQQAKERATYWVDATLGCMEKRLSAV; this is encoded by the coding sequence ATGCATTCAGGAAGGCTTTTTTTAAAAAAGGAAAATGAGATTGGGGACAATAAAAAGCTTCGTTCTGTCCCTCTTTCTTTAGTTGAGGAAACCTTAAACTTTCCACAAAAAGTGGCAGAGACGATTAAAAAAGCCCAAAGATATCTTCTTTCTATACAAAAAGAAGATGGGCATTGGGTAGGGGAATTGTTTGTGGATGTGACGCTCGCTTGCGATTGCATTCACTTGATGCATTGGAGAGGAAAGATTGACTACAAAAAACAGAAACGATTGGTAAAGCATATACTGGACAGGCAGCTTCCTGATGGCGGATGGAATATTTATCCTGGAGGTCCTAGTGAAGTCAATGCCACAGTCAAAGCCTATTTCGCCCTTAAATTAGCTGGTTTCTCTCCAGATGAACCTTTAATGGCTAAAGCCCGCTCAACTATTCTTAGGCTTGGAGGAATCCCTAAGTGCATGACTTATACAAAGCTGGGGCTAGCCCTTTTAGGGGTTTATCCATGGGACCGCCTTCCTGTTATCCCCCCAGAAATTATCCTTTTCCCGAATTGGTTTCCTTTCAATCTCTATGAAATATCGGCCTGGAGCCGGACCATGCTTGTTCCCCTATCTATTATCCATCATTTTAAGCCGACAAGAGTTCTCCCTGAAAAATTGCAGTTGCATGAGCTCTTCCCCTATGGAACGGAACGTGGGAAGTTTTCTTGGCTAAAGAAAGGGGCAAAATATTTGTCTAAAGAAGGTTTATTTTTAGCTTGTGATAAATTTTTACAATATTGGGATAAGACTTCATTGAAGCCGTTTAGGAAAATGGCGATAGAAAAAGCTGAAAAATGGATGTTAGAGCGTATAGCTGCTGGATCCGATGGCCTGGGAGCTATTTTCCCAGCCATGCATTATGCGATCATGGCTTTGATTGCTTTAGGATATACCGAAGACAATCCAATCCTAAAAAAGGCTATTGCTGATTTTGAGGCGTTAGAAGTAGACGATCAGAAAAACGATGATTTAAGAATACAACCCTGTTTTTCTCCACTTTGGGATACAGCCGTTGGCCTTGTGGCTTTGGCTGAATCAGGTTATGAAAGAAATGCTCCGCAGCTGAAGAAAGCTGCTCATTGGATAATAAACAGAGAAATAAGAATCAAAGGGGATTGGCATGTTAGAAATCCCCATCCTGAAGCTAGTGGTTGGGCTTTCGAGTACAACAACATGTATTATCCAGATGTGGATGATACGCTCATGGTACTTTTGGCCCTGCGACTGATTGATATAGATGATAAGATAAAGAAAGAAGAAGTAATTCAGAGAGCTTTACGATGGGTCATCAGTTTTCAATGTAAGAATGGAGGGTGGGCTGCTTTTGATAAAAACGTTTATAAGAAATGGTTAGAAGATGTTCCTTTTGCTGATCATAATGCGATACTTGATCCTCCTTGTTCGGATATAACTGCAAGGGCATTAGAATTATTCGGCAAAATGGGGATTAGAAAAAATGAAAAGTTTGTACAAAAAGCGATTCGTTATCTAAAAGAAACTCAAGAAAGTGATGGCTCTTGGATGGGGAGGTGGGGAGTTAATTATATCTATGGGACATGGCAGGCCTTAAGAGGATTGCAAGCGATTGGAGAAGACATGACTCAGGAATGGATTTTAAGGGCTAGGGATTGGCTAGAGTCTTGTCAGAATGAAGATGGTGGATGGGGAGAAACTCCAGCCTCTTATGATAATCCTCAGCTCAAAGGAAAAGGACCAAGTACGGCTTCTCAAACTGCTTGGGCTGTAAGTGGCATTATGGCATGTGGCGACATTTTCCGGCCGAGCGTTACACGGGGAATTAAGTATTTATGTGAACGACAACTTTCCGATGGATCTTGGGCTGAGGAATTCTTAACTGGTACCGGATTCCCTGGCGTTTTTTACTTAAAATACGATATGTACAGAAATGCATGGCCTCTACTTGTCATTGGGGAGTATTATAGGCAATATCAACAAGCTAAAGAGCGAGCTACCTATTGGGTAGATGCGACTCTTGGGTGCATGGAAAAGAGGCTTTCAGCTGTATGA
- a CDS encoding phosphorylase family protein produces the protein MIAIGFAVEHEGKEILDHVLKEKKEVEGHVFYLGEYARKAICGMVLGMGKRKSARSAELLLRNFSPSLFILAGYSGALVPGILKGEVCAVENYLSEELRPILLGQGLPLYKTVCSDVIVADPESRSKMAQLSASQIVDMETEAVYNTVQAHGVAFCSIRVISDEYGDRLPVGAIMSSWDSEKGKSKPFSLIRYLVSHPKETIPFFQFVSTLPKIRRKLTKVILTLIYNLEI, from the coding sequence ATGATAGCCATTGGATTTGCTGTCGAACATGAAGGGAAGGAGATATTGGACCATGTTCTTAAAGAAAAAAAGGAAGTAGAAGGACATGTTTTTTATTTAGGAGAATATGCTCGCAAGGCTATCTGTGGTATGGTATTGGGGATGGGAAAAAGAAAGTCTGCCCGAAGTGCCGAACTCTTATTAAGGAATTTTTCACCCTCCCTATTTATTCTAGCTGGCTATTCTGGTGCCTTGGTTCCTGGAATCCTTAAAGGAGAAGTATGCGCTGTAGAAAATTACCTCTCCGAAGAACTACGTCCTATTCTTTTAGGGCAAGGATTGCCTCTCTACAAGACTGTCTGTTCTGATGTTATTGTTGCAGACCCGGAAAGCAGATCAAAAATGGCGCAACTTTCCGCTTCCCAAATTGTCGATATGGAAACGGAAGCAGTCTATAATACCGTCCAGGCACATGGAGTGGCTTTTTGTTCGATTCGAGTTATTAGTGATGAGTATGGAGATAGGCTACCAGTGGGAGCAATAATGTCTTCTTGGGATTCAGAAAAAGGGAAATCCAAACCCTTCTCTCTTATTCGTTATCTTGTAAGTCATCCTAAAGAAACAATCCCTTTTTTTCAGTTTGTTTCTACTTTACCTAAGATTCGCAGAAAGTTGACCAAGGTAATACTTACGCTTATTTATAATTTAGAAATATAA
- a CDS encoding HesB/IscA family protein, translating to MNSTFPLQLNINLTPMALSKIKKLTDSHPGYMLRLSVTKGGCAGNEYLLELAIPKEKDIRLKIEDVVVAIDPESSHLLAGSTIDYKEGLTQGGFRIINPQAKSTCGCGSSFQV from the coding sequence ATGAACAGCACTTTTCCTTTACAGTTGAATATTAACCTTACCCCAATGGCTCTTTCAAAGATTAAAAAACTAACTGATTCTCATCCTGGATATATGTTAAGGCTTTCGGTAACAAAAGGTGGATGTGCTGGCAACGAATATCTACTAGAACTAGCCATACCCAAGGAAAAGGATATTCGGTTAAAAATAGAAGATGTTGTTGTGGCTATCGATCCAGAAAGTAGTCATTTATTAGCCGGTTCAACCATTGATTATAAAGAGGGTCTAACCCAAGGTGGTTTTAGGATCATCAATCCTCAAGCTAAATCGACCTGTGGGTGTGGGTCTTCTTTTCAGGTTTAA